One stretch of Rosistilla oblonga DNA includes these proteins:
- a CDS encoding excisionase family DNA-binding protein, translating to MARDIDPTSVITIQSTGDGRSIEVPKNVFDVLVKTLAIMAEGKAFSLIPVDKELTTQQAADILNVSRPFLSKVLDLGEIPHRKVGRNRRVKFCDLIEYKKKQEQSSKAALQSLADEAQELGMGY from the coding sequence GTGGCCCGCGACATCGACCCCACCTCGGTCATAACGATCCAATCAACCGGAGACGGCCGGTCGATCGAGGTGCCCAAAAACGTATTCGATGTTTTGGTGAAAACCCTTGCGATCATGGCGGAAGGAAAGGCGTTCTCCTTGATCCCGGTCGACAAGGAATTAACCACTCAACAGGCGGCGGATATCTTGAACGTTTCACGCCCCTTCCTGAGCAAGGTGCTCGACTTGGGCGAGATTCCGCATCGTAAGGTCGGTAGAAATCGCCGGGTCAAATTCTGCGATCTGATCGAATACAAAAAGAAGCAGGAACAGTCGAGCAAAGCGGCATTGCAGTCTCTGGCCGATGAAGCACAGGAACTTGGCATGGGGTACTAG
- a CDS encoding PIN domain-containing protein gives MLDACVLYPAPLRDLLLSLAASGIYRAKWSQKIHDEWTHNLLLKRPDLDAERLRRTCVQMNLAVPDSLVTEYEALIDSLHLKDPDDRHVLAVAIRCNADSIVTFNQKDFDEAELKKYGLYTEHPDEFISNMLEVYAPNVLAAVREMRARLKNPPVEVAGFLETLRRQGLPQTVHILSRYASSL, from the coding sequence GTGTTGGATGCCTGCGTCTTGTACCCGGCTCCACTTCGCGATTTGCTACTCAGCCTCGCAGCGTCGGGGATATATCGCGCGAAGTGGTCGCAGAAAATTCACGATGAATGGACGCACAATCTGCTGCTGAAACGCCCCGACCTGGATGCCGAAAGATTACGACGAACGTGCGTGCAAATGAATCTGGCAGTTCCCGACAGTTTGGTGACGGAATACGAAGCCTTAATCGATTCGCTCCACCTCAAAGATCCCGATGACCGGCATGTTCTTGCCGTTGCGATCCGCTGCAACGCCGATTCGATCGTCACCTTCAACCAGAAGGATTTTGATGAGGCGGAGCTAAAGAAATATGGTTTGTATACGGAGCACCCAGACGAATTCATTTCTAACATGCTCGAAGTCTACGCCCCCAACGTCCTTGCCGCAGTCCGCGAAATGCGCGCTCGCCTGAAGAACCCACCAGTCGAAGTGGCGGGATTTCTAGAAACACTCCGGCGCCAAGGCTTGCCACAAACCGTGCATATATTGTCTCGATACGCAAGCTCGCTTTAG